A region from the Mercenaria mercenaria strain notata chromosome 7, MADL_Memer_1, whole genome shotgun sequence genome encodes:
- the LOC123555535 gene encoding hemicentin-1-like, with product MNVNLLRWIFINIRLFPVIGKLSILMDNIDVTDVLIDPVKMFEGDSLVLECMSDRNNVTISWNRNYFITINNSLAIKNVRLADAGTYVCTGTGSEEDEMQNVIIDVLYPPSFPIIEGTVTGFVGEQVTLKCISNANPPPTYQWRASNQNGPLLSRNQTFQMTILEENQHIVCVAQSLMVTTLGRSRSIQIYRAISVDSYVEANVLNIENGPSWEVKEGEDINILCATVGQPAPDVWWTKVGNETFYFEGNRLIGYDIGQDFAGVYACNVDNTGISVNKTVVSTYDTKTIHLKMAKTLAHGDVFSAAECKNYCRRNSSAFGNTGRYKNLTWDGTNIPDKNEKDLIIMITAGIGWAALTIALFINILCCVFKKRKKTDEEKESETQTDETLEMFGYTYARSLPETPSSYITEVRFPESIYLDINNCDMLSTGQIDDTNISPVESYQTISSESTFLKPIFTSIHTNNYLSTSRL from the exons ATGAATGTGAATCTGCTCAGatggatatttataaatattagacTTTTTCCAGTTATTG GAAAATTATCGATTTTAATGGATAACATTGACGTAACTGATGTGCTAATAGATCCAGTTAAGATGTTTGAAGGTGATAGTCTTGTTCTAGAATGTATGTCTGACAGAAACAACGTGACAATTTCATGGAACAGGAACTATTTTATCACTATTAATAATTCTTTAGCAATAAAAAATGTACGACTAGCAGATGCAGGCACATACGTATGTACAGGAACAGGTTCAGAAGAAGATGAGATGCAGAATGTTATTATTGACGTTTTATATCCCCCATCTTTCCCAATAATTGAGGGGACAGTTACTGGTTTCGTTGGAGAGCAAGTTACATTGAAATGCATCTCTAATGCCAATCCGCCACCGACGTATCAGTGGAGAGCTTCCAACCAAAATGGACCCCTATTATCAAGGAATCAGACATTTCAAATGACCATTCTTGAGGAAAATCAGCATATTGTTTGTGTAGCACAGTCACTAATGGTTACAACACTTGGACGATCTAGGAGTATTCAAATTTATCGAGCAATAAGTGTAGATAGTTATGTTGAGGCCAATGTACTAAACATAGAAAATGGTCCAAGTTGGGAAGTAAAAGAAGGTGAAGACATTAACATTCTCTGTGCAACTGTTGGACAACCTGCGCCGGATGTGTGGTGGACTAAAGTCGGAAATGAAACTTTTTACTTTGAAGGTAACAGACTCATTGGATATGACATAGGCCAAGATTTTGCAGGTGTTTATGCATGCAATGTAGACAACACAGGCATATCGGTGAATAAAACTGTTGTGTCTACATATGACACGAAAACAATTCACTTGAAAATGGCTAAAACTTTAGCGCATGGAGACGTCTTTTCAGCTGCAGAATGTAAAAACTACTGTAGAAGAAACTCATCTGCCTTCGGTAACACCGGTAGATATAAAAACTTGACTTGGGACGGCACAAATATcccagacaaaaatgaaaaagatttaaTTATAATGATCACCGCTGGTATAGGATGGGCAGCTTTAACAATCGCTCtcttcataaatattttatgttgcGTTTTCAAGAAGAGAAAGAAGACTGATGAAGAAAAGGAGTCTGAGACTCAAACTGATGAGACATTAGAGATGTTTGGATACACATACGCTCGAAGTTTGCCGGAAACACCATCATCTTACATTACAGAGGTCAGATTTCCAGAGAGCATATACTTGGATATAAATAATTGTGATATGTTAAGTACGGGACAGATTGATGACACAAATATTAGTCCGGTAGAATCTTACCAGACAATTTCGTCAGAATCTACTTTTTTGAAACCGATATTCACATCCAttcatacaaataattatctatCTACAAGTAGACTGTAG